GGTGACCGAGAGCACCGCGGGCATCGCCACCGGGATCGAGGCGACCGTCAGGATCAGGGCGAACTGCACCAGCTCCAACAGCGGGGTGCCGCGGAAAAGCTGCACCAGGATCAGAATCGCCACCAACCCCAGGCTGATGTAGATCAGGAAATCACCGATGGTAAGCACCGCCTTCTGGAAGTGGGAAGCCGCGCCGGCGGTCTGTACCAGCTTCGCGGTCCGTCCGAAGTAGGTATCCGCACCGGTCGTCACAACCAGCGCCACCATCTCGCCCTGCTTGGCCACCGAGCCAGAGTAGGCGACGTCACCCACCTTCTTTTCCGCTGGCAGAGACTCGCCGGTGAGCGCCGACTGGTCGACGTTCAGGTACTCGCCGTCGACCAGCTTGACGTCCGCCGGAACGATGTCCCCCAGCCGCAGGCGGATGACGTCCCCCGGCACGAGTGTGGCGGCATCCACCCCCTGCCAACGCCCGTCGCGTAGCACGCGTGCCCGGAGGGCGAGCTGCTTTTTGAGGGCCTCCAGGGCATTGGAGGCCTTATACTCCTGCCAGAACCCCACTACTGCGTTGAACACCAGCAGCACGCCGATAATGATGAGGTCCGCCCAGTGACGAACCACCGCTGAGAGCACCGCAGCGACTTCGATCATCCACGGGATTGGTCCCCAAAAGTAACCGAAGAATTTGAGCAACGGATGGGCCTTGCGTTCCGCAAGCGCATTAGCGCCGTAGCGCGCGAGACGCCGCCGGGCCTCTTCTCCACTCAGCCCGCCCGGCGCGGAACTGAGGCGTTGGAACAAGTCCTCAGCCGCGATTTGTTCGGCCTCGTGGCTGTCGAGCACTGGGGCGTCCACGAATGAACTTCTCCTTAGCTTGTTTGTTCTGACGGTGAGTAGAAAAAGGTCATCGCTGGCCTTTTTAGACTCACTGCGTCACGTAGCAGGCCTGCGGTTTGCCTCCCTGGGACGTTTAGCAGGCGGTGGTGCAAACAGCCTGCCAATGGTGCGCGGAGCAGCAGGGCTCGCCCCACCGAAAATAGCGCACGCTCGCGCCATACGCCGCTACGCCTCCGGCCCCCTCAGGCCTCCGCGACCATCTCAATGAAACCGCACGGGCACTCATGCGCGCACAGCCCGCAACCCTTGCAGTGCTGATAATCGAAGACGTAGTGACTGCCATCGGAGGCCGTCTCGCGGGTCTTGAGCACCGCCGAGTCCGGGCAGAGCGTGAAACAGTTGTCGCACGCCAGACACTCCCCGCACGAGAGGCAGCGACGCGCCTCGCTGGCCGCCTGTTCGGCGCTCAAACCACGGTCGATTTCCGCGTCGCCGTCGCGTTCGGCCACCGGCAGGACGTACTCGCGGGCGCGCGGCGCGGGCTCGAAATAGGCAAGGTTGAGCCGCTCGATGCCGATCGGGGCGGCGGTATCCGGCGCCGGCGTCGGCGCCGCCCGCAGCCGGCGGTCGATCGCCGCCGCCGCCCGGCGCCCGGCCCCCACCGCCGCGGTGACAGTACCCCCGTGCGGGGTCGCGTCGCCGCCCGCGAACACGCCCGCCAGCGCGGTCGCCCCGGCGTCATCGACCTCGATATGCACGGCTCCGTTCAACAGCGACTCCAAGCCGGCCGGCTCCACCTCCTCGCCGACCGCCGGGATCACCATGTCGACGTGCAGCACCGTCTCGGTGCCTTCGAAGGCCACGCGGCGCAGCCGCCCGGTGGCATCCGGCAGCTTCTTCATATGCACCATCTCGACGCCGACCACGTGCTCGCCGCGCAGGATGAGCCGGCGAACGCCGCGGTGCGCGAGGATCTCCACGCCCTCCTCCCGCGCCTGCACGATCTCGCGCGGGAGCGCGCGCATGGCGTCCTCGGCCGGTATGTCCGGACCCGGCAGACCGTTGTGGGTGATCACGTAGACCTGCGCCACGCCCGCGGCCTTGAGCACGCGCGCGAGATCCATGGCGGTATTGCCGCCACCGATGACCGCCGCGCTCGCCGGGGTCGGGATACGCCCGACCCGGATCCACTCCTCGAGCAGGCCGAGTCCGGCATGCAGGTCGGACGGCACCGCCCCGTCGATGCTCCAGGCCCGGGCGCGCTGCGCGCCGACGGCGAGAAACACGGCCTTGTGACCGCCGCGCAGCTCCTCGAGCGTGAAGTCGCGCCCGAGGCGCCGGCGCGGCTGAAAGTCGATGCCGGGCAGCGCCAGCAGCCGGCCCGTTTCGCCCTCCAGCGCCGCACGCGGCAGGCGGTAGGGCGGAATCGCTGCGGCGCACGCGCCGCCCGCCTGCGCCTCGGCCTCGAACACCGTCACGCGGTGGCCGAGACGCAGCAGCTGCCAGGCGCAGGACAGGCCCGCAGGGCCCGCCCCGACCACGGCGACGTGTGCGGCGCCCGGCGCCAGCGCCGGTGTCGGCAGCGCCCAACCCTCGCGCAGGGCGGCATCCCCGAGATGGCGCTCGACATGGTGGATCGCCACCGCGTCGTCGATCTGCCCGCGGTTGCACGCCTGCTCACAGGGATGCGGACATACCCGCCCCGTTACCGCAGGCAGCGGATTGGTGCCCGCCAGCACCTCCCAGGCAGCGCGCGCCCGGCCCTGCTCGAGCAGCGCCAGATATGCCTGCGGGTCCTCGCCCGCCGGACACGCGTGCCGGCACGGCGCCGGGCGATGCCGGTGCACCGGCCGCTGCACGCGCCAGCTACCAGTGTCCGCCGCCAGACTCGTCCCCGGCGCCGCCGCCCCGCCGCGCGTATAGGTCATCCGGTTCACGGACGGTCCCTCCGCTGCGCGCTCACGCCCAGCGCGCCCCGCCGCGGCGCACGGTATCCGTACCAGCGGTATCCCTGGGGTCGGCGCCGGCGCCGCGCAGCCCGTAGATCTCGATATTGTGGTCCGCCAGCGCCTGCAGATGTTCGAGCTCCTGGCGCGCCTCGGGGGTATCGGCGAACAGGTGCCGGAACCGCGCCTGTACCTTCAGGTAGTCGGTCACCGGGCGTGCCGTGCGGATGGGCATGGTCCCGGTCAGTTCGCCCCGCTCCAGCTCGACCAGCGGCACCATACCGGTCTCGACCGCAAGGCGCGCAACCTCGATGCTCTTGGCCCCGTCATGCCCCCAGCCCAGCGGACACGGAGAATGGATCAATAGAAAGGTCGGCCCCTCCACGGCGACGGCGCGGCGCACCTTCTTGCGCAGATCCGACGGATAGGCCACGGAGGCGGTCGCGGCGTAGGGCATATGATGGGCGGCGACGATCGACAGGATATCTTTCTTCAAGTGACGTTTGCCGAGCCGCGCGCGCCCCGCCGGCGACGTCGTGGTCGCGGCGGCGTGCGGGGTGGAGCTGGAGCGCTGCACGCCGGTGTTCATGTATCCCTCGTTGTCGTAGCACACGTAGAGCACGTCGTGGTGGCGTTCGATCATTCCCGAGAGGGACTGGAAGCCGATATCGAAGGTGCCGCCGTCGCCGGCGAAGGCGAGCACCTTCACCGTGCGCCCCTGCACCTTGAATGCGGCCTCCATGCCCGAGGCCACGGCCCCGGCGTTCTCGAACAGCGAGTGCAGCCACGGCACCCGCCACGCCGACTCCGGCCACGGCGTGGTGAACACCTCAAGACAGCCGGTGGCGTTGGCCACCGCAACCTCGGGACCGGCGGCCTCCAGCACCAGCCGCGCGGCGAGCGCCTGGGCACAGCCCAGGCACGCCCGATGACCGCCCGCGAGCCCCTGGAAGCGCGGCTGACGGTGCCGCAATGCTGCCACAGCGACGTCATCCGGCGACGTCCCGGCGGTGTCCGCGCTCCGATCCTCGTTTTCGCTCATGGTGGGGACTCCGATCCGGCCGGCGACACCGTGCGCGGCCCCGCCTCCGGGTAGCGGTCCGCCTCCGGGAGTCGGTCCAGTTCCACGTCGAGCACCGCGAACTCGCCGCCCCCGGGTGCGAGCGCCGCCTCCACCGCGCGCCGGTAGGTCTCCAACGGCACGTCGCGCCCGCCGAGACCGACGGCGAAGCCGCGCACCGCGGGCGCGGAGGCCGCGCCGTAGAGCGCCGCACGCACCTCGGCTGTGACGATGCCGCCTGCGCCGGGCGACAGCGCCCGCTCCAGAACCACCAGGGTATCCAGGTCCGCGCAGGCCGCGCGCAGCGCCGTGGCGGGGAACGGGCGGAACGCCCGCAGGCGCAGCAAACGCACCGGCGGCAGATCCGGCCACGCCGCACGGGCATCCGCCAGCGTACCGCTGATCGAGCCGAGCGTGAGTACGCCGATGCGCGCCGCCTCCGGCCCGTCTACCTCCAGCAGCCCGCCCCACGCCCGCCCGGTCAGCGCGGCCCAATCGCGGTCCGCGGCCTCGATGTCGGCAGCCGCCGCGAGCAGTGCGCCGTGCTGGCTGTGGCGCGCCTCGGTGAACCACTCCGGCGAGACCAGGGTGCCCAGGCTCAGCGGCCGCGCCGGATCGAGTGCGCGCGTGAAACGCAGCGGCGGCAGGAACCGGTCGACGTCCTCCTGGCTCGGCAACTCGATGGACTCGAGCGTATGGGTCAGGGTGAAGCCGTCCATACACACCATGACCGGTAGTTCGGTGTCCTGGGTGATGCGGAATGCCTGGATGGTGGTATCGACTGCCTCCTGGTTGTCGGCGCAGTACAGTTGAATCCAGCCCGCATCGCGCACCGCCATCGAGTCCTGCTGGTCGTTCCAGATCGACAGCGGCGCCGACAGCGCCCGGTTGGCGCAGGTCAGCACCAGCGGGATCCGCAGGCCGGCGATGTTGTAGAGCACCTCACTCATGAGCAGGATGCCCTGAGAGGCCGAGGCGGTGTAGGCGCGAGCACCGGCGGCGGCAGCGCCGAGCACGACACTGGCCGCGGAGTGCTCGCTCTCCACGCTCACGTATTCGCACGCCAGCGCGCCGTCGGCGACCAGCTTGGCGATGTTCTCGACGATGTGGGTCTGGGGCGTGATCGGGTAGGCGGAAACGACCTGCGGGCGGCACAGGGCCACGGCGCGGGCGATCGCCTGGGAGCCTTCAAGCGCCTGCTGCATCGGCCTCCTCCAGTGCCCAGGCCCGGGGCGGAGGCAGGTTGGCGGCCATCTCGAGCAGGACCTCATTAGCCTCGAGCACACGCCCCCGAAAGCGCTCGCGCAGGGCCCTGCGCAGCGCCGCGATCGGCAGCAGCCCGGTCAGC
The DNA window shown above is from Chromatiales bacterium 21-64-14 and carries:
- a CDS encoding glutamate synthase: MTYTRGGAAAPGTSLAADTGSWRVQRPVHRHRPAPCRHACPAGEDPQAYLALLEQGRARAAWEVLAGTNPLPAVTGRVCPHPCEQACNRGQIDDAVAIHHVERHLGDAALREGWALPTPALAPGAAHVAVVGAGPAGLSCAWQLLRLGHRVTVFEAEAQAGGACAAAIPPYRLPRAALEGETGRLLALPGIDFQPRRRLGRDFTLEELRGGHKAVFLAVGAQRARAWSIDGAVPSDLHAGLGLLEEWIRVGRIPTPASAAVIGGGNTAMDLARVLKAAGVAQVYVITHNGLPGPDIPAEDAMRALPREIVQAREEGVEILAHRGVRRLILRGEHVVGVEMVHMKKLPDATGRLRRVAFEGTETVLHVDMVIPAVGEEVEPAGLESLLNGAVHIEVDDAGATALAGVFAGGDATPHGGTVTAAVGAGRRAAAAIDRRLRAAPTPAPDTAAPIGIERLNLAYFEPAPRAREYVLPVAERDGDAEIDRGLSAEQAASEARRCLSCGECLACDNCFTLCPDSAVLKTRETASDGSHYVFDYQHCKGCGLCAHECPCGFIEMVAEA
- a CDS encoding pyruvate ferredoxin oxidoreductase, which encodes MSENEDRSADTAGTSPDDVAVAALRHRQPRFQGLAGGHRACLGCAQALAARLVLEAAGPEVAVANATGCLEVFTTPWPESAWRVPWLHSLFENAGAVASGMEAAFKVQGRTVKVLAFAGDGGTFDIGFQSLSGMIERHHDVLYVCYDNEGYMNTGVQRSSSTPHAAATTTSPAGRARLGKRHLKKDILSIVAAHHMPYAATASVAYPSDLRKKVRRAVAVEGPTFLLIHSPCPLGWGHDGAKSIEVARLAVETGMVPLVELERGELTGTMPIRTARPVTDYLKVQARFRHLFADTPEARQELEHLQALADHNIEIYGLRGAGADPRDTAGTDTVRRGGARWA
- the porA gene encoding pyruvate ferredoxin oxidoreductase — its product is MQQALEGSQAIARAVALCRPQVVSAYPITPQTHIVENIAKLVADGALACEYVSVESEHSAASVVLGAAAAGARAYTASASQGILLMSEVLYNIAGLRIPLVLTCANRALSAPLSIWNDQQDSMAVRDAGWIQLYCADNQEAVDTTIQAFRITQDTELPVMVCMDGFTLTHTLESIELPSQEDVDRFLPPLRFTRALDPARPLSLGTLVSPEWFTEARHSQHGALLAAAADIEAADRDWAALTGRAWGGLLEVDGPEAARIGVLTLGSISGTLADARAAWPDLPPVRLLRLRAFRPFPATALRAACADLDTLVVLERALSPGAGGIVTAEVRAALYGAASAPAVRGFAVGLGGRDVPLETYRRAVEAALAPGGGEFAVLDVELDRLPEADRYPEAGPRTVSPAGSESPP